GATCAATATTTCTCTTACCGCATACAGCGTCCCGATCTCCAGGTAGGACAACCCCTTGTCCAAGAACACCAACATCATGAACGGTTCATAGAACCGCAGATTCTTTAAGAACCCATATGCACTAAACTTGGCGTACTGCAAGTTTCTCTCAAATCCTGTCTTTGCCATCTTCCCACCCTCTCTTGAGAGATGTACCACCGAAGGGGTTATCTGTCAAACCAGTATACTACTCAGATTTAGGGATACCGGTAGATGCGCGGACGATCAGGCGATTGTGATACTCAATTCTGGTTACCCCACTCCCCTCAAATACACGAGATGGCTTCTTGCTCATCTTCTCACAAACCAGTCTCACTGCACTTCTCCCCCCTTGGACGATGAAATGCTCTACACTGGTCAAGGCCACCCCACCGAAGGAGGAGGGGTAGATGTTGTCAAACCCACAGACACTGTAATCGCCGGGGATTGAAAAGCCTCCATCCTTGACGGCATCCATGACGCCGTATGCTACCATGTCGTTTATTGCAACCATTGCAGTTACCTCTGGAGCTTCAGCAATACAGCGCTCGGCAAGCACATACCCCGTTTCGTGCTCAATATCGATGGTATTTAATTCGGTTAGGGAGGGAATCTCACGTGTAAACAGGGTAAGCTTTGCCTCTCCTCCTGCTTGCTTGATCTGAGCTTTCAGTCCCTCATAGCGGCGTACACGGGCACTATGCTCACTGTTGAGACTGGTACAAAGATAGGCAATATTCCGATGCCCCAATTCCAGAAGATGCCGCGCAACCAAAACACCAGCGTTGTAGTTATTCACATCAACCGTATCCAAGCCAAGCTCATTCTGCTTATCTCCTACTGCTACCACGGGCACGGTGGTACTTAGCTCCCGCACCAATTCCGGTTGCTGCGGAATCATGGCAAAAACAACTCCTCCAACGGTAGGTTCCTTGGCAAATTCACATACCCGTCTCTCCTTCTCTGTATCCCAGTACGTGGTGCAGAGCATGGTTCCCAGTCCTTGTACGTGAGCCTCTTGCTCCATCCCTTGAATGAGCGTAGCAAAGTAAGGATTTATTACCGAGGGGCATACAATAAGAAGAATACGTCGATCTTTCTTTGCCCGTTTGCTTACATACCCAAGCTCCTTGCTCACCCTATAGACGGTATCGATCGTCTCATCAGGAAAGCGGGAAAGGCTCTTTCCCGCAAGGATCATGGAGACACTTGCCGTCGATAGCCCTACTTTCTCAGCGATATCCTGCAAAGTTACGGTTTTTCTTCTCATTCATCTGCCTCTCTTACCAGTGATTCAATATTAAACAGTATTAAGCATTCAATGCAAGAAAAACCGTTGCTTCATCAAATACTTTTTTTAAGCATCTATGAAATAATCCCACTATCAGCTGACACCAACCGTACTTCTTACTTTCTTCATACATTCAAGGTGGACAAGAGCACCTCTCGTGAGGTACTCTTTTACAGAGAGGAAGCAAGTGTCTAAAAAACCACTTTTTATCCGCTTGGCCCAACCAACGTATGGGGCCATGATTTTAAAGCGTAATAAGATCCAAGTTGTTGGAATGGAATATTTGTCAGAACTGAAACCTCCTTTTTTAGTAATGGCAAATCATGCACACACCTTTGACCCATTTTTCATCTCCTCGGCATCCCCGGTTCATATCCGATGGGTAGCGGGCGCCTATCTCTTCAAGATGAAGGGAATGAGGAGCATGATGGAGAAATGGATTGGGGCTATCGCAAAACAGCAAGGCAGAAGTGATTTATTCACCATCAGGGCAATCTCAGAATCCCTGAAACAGGGAGACATCGTCGGTGTCTTCCCTGAAGGAACACGTACATGGGATGGAGAGCCCGCTGGTTTTGATGAAGCGATTGCCAAGCTGGTAAAGATATTCAAGGTCCCTATCGTGCTTATCAACTTGGAAGGGGTATATGGGCTGAAACCCCGATGGGCGGAAAAGAAACGAAAGGGAACAGCAATTCTTAGGGTACTCCCCCCAGTTCATACCGATGTGATCGACCAACTCTCAGTGAAAGAGCTCTATGAGTTTCTCAAGGAGAAGCTGTATTATAGCTACCGTTCCTGGCAGGATGAGATGCAGTTTGACTATATCTCAGGGAGAACGGCTGAAGGAGTGGAAAAAATCCTCTATCTCTGCCCAGATTGCCATTCTACAAGTACTATCCATTCCAAGGGGAACCTGATTACCTGCAGGCAATGTTCACTTACCATGGAGCTGGACAACCATGACAAGCTACACACAATCAAGGGGAAGACCAGCTTCCTCGATGTTGCTGCCTGGCACTCCTGGGAGAGGGAGTACAGTGCTTCAAGCGAGGGAAAATCATTGAAATTCCCTCCTGACAAGGGGGTCCTGTTCCAGACAGCTGATGAGCGACATCTCAAGCGGATCTCAAAGGATTTCACCCTCTCTCTGGAACAAGAGGGAATGCGTCTTGTGGAACGAAGCGGAAAAGAATATCACATGGCTTTTACTGATATCCAATCCATGATTATCAACG
This sequence is a window from uncultured Sphaerochaeta sp.. Protein-coding genes within it:
- a CDS encoding lysophospholipid acyltransferase family protein; this translates as MILKRNKIQVVGMEYLSELKPPFLVMANHAHTFDPFFISSASPVHIRWVAGAYLFKMKGMRSMMEKWIGAIAKQQGRSDLFTIRAISESLKQGDIVGVFPEGTRTWDGEPAGFDEAIAKLVKIFKVPIVLINLEGVYGLKPRWAEKKRKGTAILRVLPPVHTDVIDQLSVKELYEFLKEKLYYSYRSWQDEMQFDYISGRTAEGVEKILYLCPDCHSTSTIHSKGNLITCRQCSLTMELDNHDKLHTIKGKTSFLDVAAWHSWEREYSASSEGKSLKFPPDKGVLFQTADERHLKRISKDFTLSLEQEGMRLVERSGKEYHMAFTDIQSMIINAKNTVELYHLHTLYRIRIHKRGCILKYVEAYQRNKLIQKGATL
- a CDS encoding LacI family DNA-binding transcriptional regulator; protein product: MRRKTVTLQDIAEKVGLSTASVSMILAGKSLSRFPDETIDTVYRVSKELGYVSKRAKKDRRILLIVCPSVINPYFATLIQGMEQEAHVQGLGTMLCTTYWDTEKERRVCEFAKEPTVGGVVFAMIPQQPELVRELSTTVPVVAVGDKQNELGLDTVDVNNYNAGVLVARHLLELGHRNIAYLCTSLNSEHSARVRRYEGLKAQIKQAGGEAKLTLFTREIPSLTELNTIDIEHETGYVLAERCIAEAPEVTAMVAINDMVAYGVMDAVKDGGFSIPGDYSVCGFDNIYPSSFGGVALTSVEHFIVQGGRSAVRLVCEKMSKKPSRVFEGSGVTRIEYHNRLIVRASTGIPKSE